In one Candidatus Paceibacterota bacterium genomic region, the following are encoded:
- a CDS encoding PEP-CTERM sorting domain-containing protein: protein MRTQLLILGAVVLCTLSTHAGFIYSDRDGTIPDGNPAGWSATVDVSGLGTSITPGSISVNLNISGGYNGDLYAYLSYGGVLLPLLNRVGVHTGDAFGYGDTGFNVTLSDSGANNVHFYGNYSPSFNGSGQLTGTWDPDGRTISPLSTPDKFDAAGTVTFANFESLNPNGTWTIFFADLSSGEESTLVSWDLNINGVPEPVNVALGIFAGVFLTVGLARNRQVRTRIHQWRTAVVQWIDAV from the coding sequence ATGAGAACACAATTGTTGATCCTCGGTGCGGTGGTGCTGTGCACCTTGTCTACCCATGCCGGCTTCATCTACAGTGACAGGGACGGCACCATTCCCGATGGCAACCCGGCAGGTTGGTCCGCCACGGTAGATGTCAGCGGGCTCGGCACCTCGATTACACCCGGCAGCATTAGTGTGAACCTGAATATCTCAGGCGGCTACAACGGCGACCTATATGCTTACCTTAGCTACGGGGGCGTGCTACTGCCCTTATTGAACCGGGTTGGGGTCCACACCGGCGATGCTTTCGGGTACGGTGACACCGGATTTAACGTGACGTTGAGTGATTCCGGCGCAAACAATGTGCATTTTTATGGGAACTACAGCCCGAGTTTCAACGGGAGCGGGCAGTTGACAGGAACTTGGGATCCTGACGGGCGCACGATTAGTCCATTATCGACGCCGGACAAATTTGATGCCGCAGGGACGGTGACCTTCGCCAATTTCGAGTCCCTGAATCCCAACGGTACATGGACGATTTTCTTCGCGGACTTGTCGTCGGGCGAGGAGAGCACGTTAGTGAGTTGGGATCTGAACATCAACGGGGTGCCGGAGCCGGTGAACGTGGCGCTGGGTATTTTCGCGGGAGTCTTCCTGACGGTGGGGCTCGCCAGAAACCGGCAGGTAAGGACTCGTATTCATCAGTGGCGGACTGCAGTCGTGCAATGGATTGATGCCGTCTGA